A single window of Aneurinibacillus sp. REN35 DNA harbors:
- the dtd gene encoding D-aminoacyl-tRNA deacylase gives MRVVVQRSKQASVTVSSQITGSIDSGLVLLVGITHGDTKDDAEYVAEKIANLRIFEDESGKMNHSVVDVGGSILSVSQFTLYGDTRKGRRPSFVDAARPEQAEPLYDFFNEKLRERGLTVATGVFGAMMDVALVNDGPVTLIVESKA, from the coding sequence GTGCGAGTCGTTGTTCAACGTTCAAAACAAGCCTCTGTTACAGTGTCTAGTCAAATAACCGGAAGCATTGATTCCGGTCTCGTATTATTGGTCGGAATTACGCATGGAGATACGAAAGATGATGCGGAATATGTAGCTGAGAAAATTGCCAACCTGCGCATTTTTGAAGATGAGAGCGGCAAGATGAATCATTCGGTGGTTGACGTAGGAGGCTCCATCCTTTCTGTATCCCAGTTTACGTTGTATGGTGATACGCGTAAGGGCCGACGCCCGAGCTTTGTGGATGCGGCCCGGCCTGAGCAGGCAGAGCCGCTGTATGATTTCTTTAATGAGAAGCTGCGTGAGCGAGGGCTTACAGTTGCAACCGGTGTATTTGGTGCGATGATGGATGTGGCATTAGTCAACGATGGACCGGTCACATTGATTGTGGAGAGCAAAGCGTAG
- a CDS encoding tetratricopeptide repeat protein, with protein MRKTAEEYNDLGLQELAQGHFEEALKLFEKAITEDNTYAEPYCNVGNILAATGHENDAVQWFSRAIDLDSGLALAYYGMGNSYFNIGNYESARVSFEKAKDKGMKHHDLEFMIAMSYMQSEKLEKAIEHFDACLQEEPGDVEAHFNKGMSYARMGKIEEAQEVFLQTLELEPEHDDALYNLGVAYAFLEQMEEAKRQFEKALEINPGHILAQNALTEMNKTE; from the coding sequence TTGAGAAAAACAGCGGAAGAATATAATGACTTAGGATTACAGGAACTGGCACAGGGACATTTTGAGGAAGCACTCAAGTTGTTTGAGAAGGCGATTACAGAGGATAATACATATGCAGAGCCATACTGTAATGTTGGCAACATTCTAGCGGCGACCGGCCATGAAAATGATGCGGTGCAGTGGTTTTCCCGCGCGATTGACCTGGATTCCGGGCTCGCTTTGGCCTACTATGGAATGGGCAATTCCTATTTTAATATCGGAAATTATGAGTCTGCCCGCGTTTCGTTTGAAAAGGCGAAGGATAAAGGAATGAAGCATCATGATCTGGAGTTTATGATTGCGATGTCCTATATGCAGAGCGAAAAGCTGGAGAAGGCGATCGAGCATTTTGATGCGTGCTTGCAGGAAGAGCCCGGTGATGTGGAGGCGCATTTTAATAAAGGGATGTCCTATGCGCGTATGGGAAAAATTGAAGAAGCACAAGAAGTCTTTCTACAAACGCTTGAGCTTGAGCCGGAGCATGACGATGCGCTGTATAATCTCGGCGTCGCGTATGCCTTTTTAGAACAGATGGAGGAAGCCAAGCGGCAGTTCGAGAAAGCACTGGAGATTAATCCAGGCCATATTCTGGCACAGAATGCGCTGACTGAGATGAACAAGACGGAATAA
- the aspS gene encoding aspartate--tRNA ligase: MEFQQRSVFCGTLRKFDVGSEVTLNGWVQKRRDLGGVIFVDLRDRTGLVQVVFNPEINGEAHAIGDKVRTEYVISVKGKVVERDAETINPNMLTGEIEVQVSEIEIINQAKTPPFFIEDDIDVDEQVRLKYRYLDLRRPEMYRTMELRHKVTKLFRDYLDTRSFLEIETPMLTKSTPEGARDYLVPSRVNPGEFFALPQSPQIFKQLLMVAGYERYFQIVRCFRDEDLRADRQPEFTQVDIETSFLNMEELLAMMEEMMAKVCKEVLNVEVETPFQRLTYADAMNRYGSDKPDLRFGMELVDIGDVAESCGFQVFNSIMKKGGQVKGINVKGCAYYSRKDVDELMKFAGRYGAKGLAWMAFKDDEIKGPIAKFFTEEEIATIKDRMQVQNNDLLLFVADKPKVVADSLGALRLKFGKELGLIDESKFAFAWVVDFPLLEWDEDAKRYVALHHPFTRPRPEDVHLFDTDPGQIRAQAYDMVLNGFEIGGGSMRIYKRDVQEKMFKALGFSQEEAQEKFGFLLDAFEYGTPPHGGIAFGLDRIIMILAGRSSLRDTIAFPKTASARDIMTNAPSPVDTKQLEELSIRTVVAKKADEK, from the coding sequence ATGGAATTCCAACAACGTAGTGTATTTTGCGGCACACTCCGCAAATTTGACGTCGGCAGCGAGGTGACATTAAACGGTTGGGTGCAGAAGCGCCGGGACTTAGGAGGTGTTATCTTCGTTGACCTGCGTGACCGTACAGGCCTTGTACAGGTTGTATTCAACCCGGAGATTAATGGAGAGGCACATGCCATCGGCGATAAAGTGCGGACAGAATACGTAATCAGCGTCAAAGGAAAAGTAGTAGAGCGCGATGCGGAAACAATCAATCCAAATATGTTGACCGGTGAGATTGAAGTGCAGGTAAGTGAGATCGAGATCATTAACCAGGCCAAGACTCCGCCGTTCTTTATCGAAGATGACATTGATGTAGATGAGCAAGTGCGTTTGAAATACCGTTACTTAGACCTGCGCCGTCCTGAGATGTACCGTACAATGGAGTTGCGTCATAAGGTAACGAAGCTGTTCCGCGATTATTTAGATACCCGCAGCTTCCTTGAGATTGAGACACCGATGCTTACAAAGAGCACACCGGAAGGCGCGCGTGATTATTTGGTGCCAAGCCGTGTAAACCCGGGTGAGTTCTTTGCGCTTCCGCAATCCCCGCAGATCTTCAAACAGCTGTTGATGGTTGCCGGATATGAGCGCTACTTCCAAATTGTACGCTGCTTCCGTGATGAAGACCTGCGTGCGGATCGTCAGCCTGAATTTACACAGGTCGATATTGAGACCTCCTTCTTAAACATGGAAGAGCTGCTTGCCATGATGGAAGAAATGATGGCAAAAGTATGCAAAGAAGTGCTGAATGTAGAGGTTGAGACACCGTTCCAACGCTTAACATATGCGGATGCAATGAACCGCTATGGCTCGGATAAACCAGACCTGCGCTTTGGCATGGAGCTTGTAGATATCGGTGATGTTGCTGAGAGCTGCGGCTTCCAGGTATTTAACAGCATCATGAAAAAAGGCGGCCAGGTAAAAGGCATCAACGTAAAAGGCTGCGCGTATTATTCACGCAAAGATGTGGATGAACTGATGAAATTTGCGGGTCGTTACGGTGCAAAGGGTCTTGCGTGGATGGCATTTAAGGACGATGAAATTAAAGGTCCAATCGCTAAATTCTTTACGGAAGAAGAAATTGCAACCATTAAAGACCGCATGCAGGTACAAAATAACGACTTGTTGCTATTCGTAGCGGATAAGCCAAAAGTGGTAGCTGATTCGTTGGGTGCGCTGCGCTTGAAGTTCGGTAAGGAGCTTGGACTTATCGACGAAAGCAAATTTGCGTTCGCATGGGTAGTAGACTTCCCGCTGCTTGAGTGGGATGAGGATGCGAAGCGTTATGTAGCGCTGCATCATCCGTTTACCCGTCCGCGTCCGGAAGATGTGCATCTGTTTGATACCGATCCGGGCCAAATCCGTGCTCAGGCGTACGATATGGTGCTGAACGGATTTGAAATCGGTGGCGGCAGCATGCGTATTTATAAGCGTGATGTACAGGAGAAAATGTTTAAAGCACTTGGCTTCAGTCAGGAAGAAGCACAGGAAAAATTCGGTTTCCTGCTTGACGCATTCGAATACGGTACGCCTCCGCATGGCGGTATTGCATTTGGCCTAGACCGCATTATTATGATTCTTGCCGGTCGCAGCAGCCTGCGCGATACGATCGCCTTCCCGAAAACAGCCAGCGCGCGTGATATTATGACGAATGCGCCAAGTCCGGTGGATACGAAACAATTAGAAGAGCTATCGATTCGTACAGTGGTGGCCAAGAAAGCGGACGAGAAATAA
- the hisS gene encoding histidine--tRNA ligase yields MIQVPRGTADVLPGEIELWQYIEDKARDICRRYNYLEIRTPIFEHTELFHRGVGETTDIVEKEMYTFEDRGGRSITLRPEGTASTVRSYVENKMFGLPQQPTKLYYIGPMFRYERPQAGRMRQFTQFGIEAIGSNSPTIDAETIALAMRFYEELGLTNLHVELNSLGDAESRQAHRDALVNHFKPHIHEFCSDCQSRLERNPLRILDCKKDADKELMKTAPVILDYLNEESSTFFTKVKKHLDDLGIAYEVNPNLVRGLDYYTHTAFEIMERGIGAVSTICGGGRYNGLVKEMGGNDMPGIGFAMSIERVLLALKTQGIKLPIAHELDCFIVGMGEDTQERAFLLLDQLRQQGLAADLDFLGRKMKAQLKAADRLQAKTVAIIGEDELARGIAMLKDMETGEQQEVAFEQVAQHIQTIIQKDK; encoded by the coding sequence ATGATCCAAGTTCCACGAGGGACAGCTGATGTTCTGCCCGGCGAGATTGAGCTGTGGCAGTATATTGAGGACAAGGCGCGCGATATCTGCCGCCGCTATAATTATTTAGAGATCCGCACACCGATTTTTGAACATACGGAGCTGTTTCATCGCGGTGTTGGTGAGACAACGGATATTGTAGAGAAGGAGATGTATACGTTCGAAGACCGTGGCGGCCGAAGCATTACACTGCGTCCTGAAGGCACAGCTTCTACTGTACGCTCCTATGTTGAAAACAAAATGTTCGGCTTGCCGCAGCAGCCGACGAAGCTGTATTATATCGGACCGATGTTCCGCTATGAACGTCCGCAGGCTGGCCGGATGCGCCAGTTTACGCAGTTTGGCATCGAAGCGATCGGCAGCAACAGCCCGACGATTGATGCGGAGACCATCGCACTTGCGATGCGTTTCTATGAAGAGTTGGGATTGACTAATCTACATGTTGAGTTGAACAGCTTGGGTGATGCAGAAAGCCGTCAGGCACATAGGGATGCGCTTGTGAATCACTTTAAGCCGCACATTCATGAGTTCTGCTCCGATTGCCAATCGCGCCTAGAACGCAATCCGCTGCGTATTCTGGACTGTAAGAAGGATGCAGATAAGGAATTAATGAAGACTGCCCCTGTGATTCTTGATTATCTGAATGAAGAGTCAAGCACATTTTTTACAAAAGTGAAGAAGCATCTGGATGATCTGGGTATTGCCTATGAAGTGAATCCTAACCTCGTGCGTGGACTTGATTATTATACGCATACGGCATTTGAAATTATGGAGCGCGGGATTGGCGCTGTCAGTACGATTTGTGGCGGCGGACGCTATAATGGTCTCGTAAAAGAAATGGGCGGCAATGACATGCCGGGGATCGGATTTGCGATGAGCATTGAGCGTGTACTGCTGGCTTTGAAGACACAAGGGATCAAGCTTCCGATTGCACACGAACTGGATTGTTTTATTGTGGGTATGGGAGAAGACACGCAGGAGAGAGCGTTCCTGCTTCTTGATCAGCTCCGTCAGCAGGGGCTGGCGGCCGATCTTGATTTTCTGGGACGGAAAATGAAGGCACAGCTGAAGGCGGCCGATCGCCTGCAGGCAAAGACAGTGGCTATTATCGGTGAGGATGAACTGGCGCGCGGCATAGCGATGTTGAAAGACATGGAGACTGGAGAGCAGCAGGAAGTAGCATTTGAACAAGTAGCACAGCACATTCAAACAATCATTCAAAAAGACAAGTAA
- a CDS encoding AAA family ATPase encodes MDLFSYTHEEEKERGQSKHQPLADRMRPRTLDEFAGQKHILGQGKLLRRAIEADRISSLLFYGPPGTGKTTLARIIARTTKTHFTDINAVTAGVADIRRVVEEAKGRRDMHDQGTTLFVDEIHRFNKSQQDALLPYVEDGTIRLIGATTENPFFEVNAALLSRSQLFQLQALSEEDLVEVVNRVLQDKERGYGELPIVLDEEARSHLIHYAEGDSRRLLNALELAVATTPRNKKGEVHITLEIAVDSIQRRAVRYDKTGDNHYDTASAYIKSIRGSDPDAALYWLARMIDAGEDPRFIARRLIISASEDIGNGDPRALQVAVSAFQALELVGMPEGRIPLAHATTYLASAPKSNAAYVGINEALRYVRQKGHGSVPMHLRDQSYKGAEKLGHGEGYLYPHNYPNSYVEQVYLPEGVKTTFYAPKEIGYERHMKDYLQTIRKEK; translated from the coding sequence ATGGATTTGTTCTCCTACACACATGAAGAAGAAAAAGAGCGCGGGCAGAGTAAGCACCAGCCGTTGGCTGATCGGATGCGTCCGCGCACGCTCGATGAATTTGCTGGTCAGAAGCATATTCTTGGTCAAGGGAAGTTATTGCGCCGCGCGATTGAAGCGGATCGTATTTCTTCCTTACTATTCTACGGCCCACCGGGTACAGGAAAGACGACGCTTGCTAGGATCATTGCTCGTACGACGAAAACGCATTTTACCGACATCAATGCGGTGACAGCAGGAGTAGCTGATATAAGACGGGTAGTAGAAGAGGCGAAAGGCCGCCGTGATATGCATGATCAGGGAACAACGCTGTTCGTAGATGAGATTCACCGCTTTAATAAGTCACAGCAGGACGCATTGCTTCCTTATGTAGAAGATGGAACGATACGTCTGATTGGTGCCACGACTGAGAACCCATTCTTTGAAGTGAATGCGGCTCTTCTCTCTCGCTCTCAATTGTTCCAACTGCAGGCGTTAAGCGAGGAAGATCTGGTTGAAGTGGTGAATCGTGTACTGCAGGATAAGGAGCGGGGCTATGGTGAGCTTCCCATCGTTTTAGATGAGGAGGCAAGAAGCCACCTTATTCATTATGCGGAAGGGGACAGCCGCCGTCTGCTGAATGCATTGGAGCTTGCGGTTGCCACAACGCCGAGAAATAAAAAGGGTGAAGTGCATATTACGCTTGAGATAGCGGTCGACTCCATTCAGCGGCGAGCCGTTCGGTACGATAAAACAGGAGACAACCATTACGATACGGCTTCTGCCTATATTAAGTCGATCCGCGGGTCAGACCCGGATGCCGCGCTGTATTGGCTGGCGCGTATGATTGATGCTGGCGAAGATCCGCGCTTCATTGCCCGTCGTCTTATTATTTCCGCCTCCGAAGACATAGGAAACGGAGATCCACGTGCGCTGCAAGTAGCCGTGTCCGCTTTTCAAGCATTGGAGCTTGTCGGGATGCCGGAAGGACGCATTCCACTGGCACACGCTACCACCTATCTTGCTTCCGCGCCAAAGAGTAATGCGGCATATGTCGGTATAAATGAAGCGCTGCGCTATGTCCGGCAAAAAGGGCATGGATCTGTGCCTATGCATCTGCGTGATCAGAGCTATAAGGGAGCGGAAAAACTTGGACATGGTGAGGGATACCTCTATCCGCATAATTATCCGAATTCGTATGTGGAACAGGTGTATTTGCCAGAAGGTGTGAAGACTACCTTCTATGCTCCAAAAGAAATTGGGTACGAACGACATATGAAGGATTATTTGCAGACGATACGGAAAGAAAAGTAA
- a CDS encoding coproporphyrinogen III oxidase: protein MIIQVTDMGEKFHRSLEHIIRLFFEEINVYFEQRTDADLVIELSLEGERELRAYARLIETRGDRTYEATYCRSVSCEQTDKEWRKQAKRIVSHPLLEVLEKYTGMEQPWGILTGIRPTKLLHRKMQQKIPMEQAHQELREEYMIRSEKVELMQQIIDRQLAMVPDLYDVRHEVSLYIGIPFCPTKCAYCTFPAYAINGKQGSVDSFLGGLHHEMREIGRWLKENRIGITTIYFGGGTPTSITAEEMDMLYEEMYTSFPHMDRVREITVEAGRPDTITPEKLAVLTKWNIDRISINPQSYIEETLKAIGRHHTVQETIDKFHLAREAGMNNINMDLIIGLPGEGVAEFDYTLRETEKLMPESVTVHTLSFKRASEMTRNKDKYRVATRQEIEEMMKRAEEWTKVQGYVPYYLYRQKNILGNLENVGYAKPGQESLYNIMIMEEVQSIIGLGCGAASKWVHPVTGNISRFANPKEPKAYNDNYKHYTQAKIDTLQELFSAQKL from the coding sequence ATGATTATACAAGTGACGGACATGGGTGAGAAATTTCACCGATCCCTAGAACATATTATTCGTCTGTTTTTTGAAGAAATAAACGTTTATTTTGAACAGCGGACAGACGCCGATCTCGTCATTGAACTTAGCTTGGAAGGAGAGCGGGAGCTTCGCGCGTATGCGCGCTTGATAGAAACGCGAGGCGACCGCACATATGAAGCTACATATTGCAGAAGCGTTTCATGTGAGCAGACAGACAAGGAGTGGCGTAAGCAGGCCAAGCGGATCGTCAGCCATCCCCTGTTAGAAGTGCTCGAGAAGTATACGGGTATGGAGCAACCGTGGGGTATTCTTACAGGCATCCGCCCAACGAAGCTTCTGCATCGCAAAATGCAGCAGAAAATTCCGATGGAGCAGGCACACCAAGAACTACGGGAAGAGTATATGATTCGCAGCGAGAAGGTGGAGTTGATGCAGCAAATTATCGACCGCCAGCTTGCCATGGTACCTGATTTATATGATGTGCGCCATGAAGTAAGTCTGTACATCGGCATTCCTTTTTGTCCGACGAAATGTGCGTATTGTACATTCCCGGCGTATGCGATTAATGGGAAGCAGGGTTCTGTTGACTCCTTCCTTGGTGGCCTTCATCATGAAATGCGAGAGATTGGTCGTTGGCTGAAGGAGAATCGTATCGGCATTACGACCATTTATTTTGGCGGCGGCACACCTACGAGTATTACAGCCGAAGAAATGGATATGCTGTATGAAGAGATGTATACATCCTTCCCACATATGGATCGTGTGCGGGAGATTACAGTCGAAGCTGGACGTCCCGACACCATCACACCAGAGAAGCTGGCTGTGCTTACTAAGTGGAACATCGACCGGATCAGCATCAATCCGCAATCCTATATAGAAGAGACACTAAAAGCGATCGGACGTCATCATACCGTCCAGGAGACAATTGATAAGTTCCATCTGGCGCGTGAGGCTGGTATGAATAATATCAATATGGACTTAATCATAGGTCTGCCGGGAGAAGGGGTTGCAGAGTTTGATTACACGCTACGGGAAACAGAGAAGTTAATGCCTGAATCCGTAACGGTGCATACCTTATCCTTTAAGCGTGCATCAGAGATGACGCGCAACAAGGACAAATATCGTGTAGCTACTCGTCAGGAGATTGAAGAGATGATGAAACGGGCGGAAGAATGGACGAAGGTGCAGGGATATGTACCGTATTATCTCTATCGTCAGAAGAATATTCTTGGCAACCTGGAGAACGTCGGATACGCTAAGCCGGGACAGGAAAGTCTCTACAACATTATGATTATGGAAGAGGTGCAGTCGATTATTGGGCTTGGCTGCGGTGCCGCAAGCAAGTGGGTCCATCCTGTTACGGGCAACATCTCGCGCTTTGCTAATCCGAAAGAACCAAAAGCATATAATGATAACTATAAGCACTACACCCAAGCTAAAATTGATACGCTACAGGAGCTTTTCTCAGCACAGAAGCTATAG
- a CDS encoding class I SAM-dependent methyltransferase — MEKLMFLTKFFRSPKNIGSVTPSSRFLAKAMVKPIDWRSAKHVAELGAGTGVFTKYIDQLRTPDCKVVVFEQDSSMRRRLEHLYPELYYYHDARNITSAMQQYEINQFDYIISGLPFTNFSQELRDTIMDEVERSLKPGGVFVAFQFSLQMKKQFSDRFDNVSLEFVPMNVLPAFVYYCKKMK, encoded by the coding sequence ATGGAAAAGCTGATGTTTCTAACGAAATTCTTTCGCTCGCCAAAAAATATCGGAAGTGTAACTCCCAGTTCCCGTTTCCTCGCTAAAGCGATGGTCAAGCCTATCGATTGGCGTTCTGCTAAGCATGTGGCGGAATTAGGCGCGGGAACAGGCGTATTCACTAAATATATTGATCAACTGCGTACCCCGGATTGCAAGGTCGTCGTCTTCGAGCAAGACTCGAGCATGCGCCGTCGCCTTGAACATCTATATCCGGAACTGTATTACTATCATGATGCCCGCAATATCACATCGGCGATGCAGCAATATGAAATCAATCAATTCGATTATATTATTTCGGGGTTACCGTTTACAAACTTCTCGCAGGAGCTGCGCGATACTATTATGGACGAAGTGGAACGCTCATTGAAGCCGGGTGGCGTATTTGTAGCTTTCCAGTTCTCATTACAGATGAAAAAGCAGTTCTCTGATCGCTTTGACAATGTGAGTCTGGAGTTTGTGCCAATGAATGTGCTGCCAGCATTCGTATATTACTGCAAGAAAATGAAATAA
- a CDS encoding cysteine desulfurase family protein, whose protein sequence is MQEIYLDHAATTPVHPDVLEAMLPYYRDAHGNPSSMHRFGQRTRHVVDDARTVIARAINAAPGEIIFTSGGTEADNMALIGVMEANKEKGKHIITSQIEHHAVLHTCEYLEALGYEVTYLPVDEMGRVAVEDVEQAIRPDTVLISIMFGNNEVGTLQRVGKIGKLAMEHQVYFHTDAVQAFGIEEIDVKRLHIDLLSVSAHKINGPKGIGALYVRRGIKIASRMHGGNQEKKRRAGTENVPGIAGFARAVEIAMKTREARRAEYMKLRTAMLRVWDEQKIQYVLNGHPEFYMPHILNVSFPQIKTDAMLMHLDLVGVAGASGSACTSGSLEISHVLTAMNLPQERLVSAIRFSFGYGNDEAQVQEAAERIAHILTRSQE, encoded by the coding sequence ATGCAGGAAATTTACTTAGATCACGCAGCGACAACACCCGTACATCCAGACGTATTGGAAGCGATGCTTCCGTATTATCGGGATGCGCATGGCAATCCTTCAAGCATGCATCGCTTCGGTCAGCGGACAAGGCATGTGGTAGATGATGCCCGGACAGTGATTGCCCGTGCCATTAATGCCGCACCGGGCGAAATTATTTTTACCAGCGGCGGTACAGAAGCGGATAATATGGCATTGATTGGTGTGATGGAGGCGAATAAGGAGAAGGGTAAGCACATCATTACAAGTCAGATTGAGCATCATGCTGTGCTGCATACATGTGAATATCTAGAAGCGCTTGGTTACGAAGTGACATATCTGCCCGTAGACGAGATGGGGCGAGTAGCTGTTGAAGATGTGGAGCAGGCTATTCGACCGGATACCGTTTTAATTAGCATCATGTTCGGCAATAACGAGGTAGGTACACTGCAGCGTGTCGGCAAAATTGGTAAGCTGGCTATGGAGCATCAGGTGTATTTCCATACAGACGCGGTGCAAGCATTTGGCATTGAAGAGATCGATGTGAAGCGTCTGCATATTGACTTATTGTCTGTATCGGCACACAAAATCAATGGACCAAAGGGAATAGGTGCGTTATACGTACGCCGTGGGATCAAAATTGCTTCCCGCATGCATGGGGGCAATCAGGAGAAAAAGCGCCGCGCCGGTACGGAGAATGTACCTGGTATCGCTGGATTTGCCCGTGCTGTTGAGATCGCTATGAAGACGCGCGAGGCGAGGCGGGCAGAGTATATGAAGCTGCGTACAGCCATGCTTCGTGTGTGGGATGAGCAGAAAATACAGTACGTACTAAACGGTCATCCTGAGTTTTATATGCCTCATATTCTTAATGTGAGCTTTCCGCAGATCAAGACGGATGCGATGCTGATGCATCTTGATCTTGTAGGGGTTGCAGGTGCGAGCGGGTCGGCATGCACCTCTGGCTCGCTTGAGATTTCGCATGTACTGACAGCGATGAATCTGCCGCAGGAGCGGCTCGTATCAGCCATTCGCTTCAGCTTCGGCTACGGAAATGATGAAGCGCAAGTACAGGAAGCGGCGGAGCGTATCGCCCACATTCTCACACGAAGTCAAGAATAG
- a CDS encoding PRC-barrel domain-containing protein has translation MQRVRDVIGLPVIELEQGNEVGYVQDLLFDAQNKLVAVLLGERSFLKDGQYVPAEAVHAIGTDCVAIAERQAIVYASSLPPGWTSIQTGAAPIQGKTFVTSEGKQLGFVEDVYFQVESGKIVGYELSNGLLSDIVDGRTIVHGTERLKMGEDAVIVSVEE, from the coding sequence ATGCAACGGGTACGCGACGTCATTGGACTTCCCGTTATCGAACTGGAACAGGGCAATGAGGTGGGCTATGTCCAGGACCTTCTATTCGATGCGCAAAACAAACTGGTGGCTGTTCTGCTTGGAGAGCGCAGCTTTCTTAAGGACGGCCAATATGTGCCAGCAGAAGCAGTGCATGCAATTGGTACAGATTGTGTAGCGATAGCCGAACGGCAGGCCATTGTATATGCGTCATCTCTTCCCCCCGGATGGACAAGCATTCAGACAGGTGCCGCTCCGATTCAAGGTAAGACGTTTGTCACCTCAGAAGGTAAACAGTTGGGGTTTGTGGAAGATGTTTACTTTCAAGTGGAATCGGGCAAGATAGTAGGGTATGAGCTATCTAACGGATTGTTGTCGGACATTGTGGACGGCCGTACCATCGTTCATGGCACTGAACGTCTAAAAATGGGTGAAGATGCGGTCATTGTCTCCGTAGAGGAGTGA
- the cymR gene encoding cysteine metabolism transcriptional regulator CymR, with the protein MKISTKGRYGLTIMMELANRYGEGQMSLKAIAQKHDLSEHYLEQLVAPLRNAGLVKSIRGAYGGYILARLPEEITAGDVIRVLEGPISPVEFEEEEDPAKRDLWMRIRDSISEVLDSTTLQDLISYKDEGKPDSYMFYI; encoded by the coding sequence GTGAAAATATCAACCAAAGGCCGCTACGGTCTGACGATTATGATGGAGCTGGCGAATCGGTACGGCGAGGGCCAGATGTCGCTTAAAGCGATTGCACAGAAGCATGATTTATCGGAACATTATCTAGAGCAGCTTGTAGCACCATTGCGTAATGCAGGACTCGTAAAAAGCATTCGCGGCGCATACGGCGGTTATATTTTGGCTCGTTTGCCTGAAGAGATTACAGCGGGTGATGTAATTCGCGTATTAGAAGGTCCGATCAGTCCGGTGGAGTTTGAAGAGGAAGAAGATCCTGCGAAGCGGGATTTGTGGATGCGTATTCGTGACAGCATTAGCGAAGTATTGGATTCGACTACATTACAGGATTTAATCTCGTATAAGGATGAAGGAAAACCTGATTCGTATATGTTTTACATTTAA
- a CDS encoding tRNA threonylcarbamoyladenosine dehydratase, whose amino-acid sequence MLHQFSRTELAVGREGIELFKNSTVAVLGVGGVGSFTVESLARTGVGKLILIDKDDVDITNCNRQLPATLDTVGQQKVEIMKQRIATINPECEVVTLKMFYNEETYEQLFEHKLDYVADAMDTISAKLHLILQCRERGIPLISSMGAANKLDPTRFQVADLFDTSYDPIAKVLRRELRKQGIKKGIKVVYSTEAPILAREEVLQEVVQNPDSPIRKATRPPASVAFVPSVAGLIMTSVIVRDMLDKAGIEVVRDE is encoded by the coding sequence ATGCTTCACCAATTCTCACGTACGGAACTTGCGGTGGGCCGCGAGGGAATCGAACTGTTTAAGAACAGTACAGTCGCTGTGCTTGGCGTAGGCGGTGTCGGCTCATTCACTGTTGAATCACTGGCGCGGACAGGCGTCGGTAAACTCATACTGATTGATAAAGATGATGTGGATATTACGAATTGCAACCGTCAGCTGCCAGCTACGCTTGATACGGTCGGGCAGCAGAAGGTAGAAATTATGAAGCAGCGGATTGCAACCATCAATCCAGAGTGTGAAGTTGTCACGCTTAAGATGTTTTACAATGAAGAAACGTATGAACAGCTCTTTGAGCATAAGCTGGATTACGTGGCGGATGCGATGGATACGATTTCGGCAAAGCTCCATCTTATTCTGCAATGCCGTGAGCGGGGAATTCCTTTGATCAGCAGCATGGGTGCGGCTAATAAGCTCGATCCGACCCGTTTTCAAGTAGCGGATTTGTTCGATACATCATATGACCCGATCGCTAAAGTATTGCGCCGCGAATTGCGCAAGCAGGGCATTAAAAAAGGCATTAAAGTAGTGTATTCCACAGAAGCCCCTATCCTGGCGCGTGAAGAAGTGCTGCAGGAAGTTGTTCAGAATCCAGATTCACCGATTCGCAAAGCCACGCGTCCTCCGGCTAGCGTAGCATTTGTACCGTCGGTTGCTGGACTGATTATGACAAGCGTGATCGTGCGTGATATGCTGGATAAAGCGGGCATTGAAGTGGTGCGCGACGAATAA